In a single window of the Amycolatopsis sp. cg5 genome:
- a CDS encoding ESX secretion-associated protein EspG gives MRELIAGTVTGLMELAAAPVLAAVPERHSIFDQYQPELTDDEIRYGVYSEDPADLIADAERHIQRAVFLEELGAGEHGELNDGGFQFFSVLLRGSVRAVLTGVYEDLPGVLDLRAYADDEGGLLVQVRHPDRRWDFKGGADVRLPEAIVARLPKAPPGRSGLVRVPVNPDGTIDVAHAGKVDEVMDLLERPRSGTTVIDLVAFGGLCAEFPDHGFVLVDTDIGRYALAEWGGGDRSRELLLIGMTDEMCETFFRVSVEGGRSRLP, from the coding sequence ATGCGTGAGCTGATCGCGGGCACGGTCACCGGCCTGATGGAACTGGCGGCCGCACCGGTGCTGGCCGCCGTTCCCGAGCGGCATTCGATCTTCGACCAGTACCAGCCGGAGCTGACCGACGACGAGATCCGCTACGGCGTCTACTCCGAGGACCCGGCCGACCTCATCGCCGACGCCGAGCGCCACATCCAGCGCGCGGTCTTCCTGGAGGAGCTGGGCGCCGGCGAGCACGGCGAGCTCAACGACGGCGGCTTCCAGTTCTTCTCGGTGCTGCTGCGCGGTTCGGTCCGCGCGGTGCTCACCGGCGTGTACGAGGATCTGCCCGGCGTGCTCGACCTGCGCGCGTACGCCGACGACGAGGGCGGCCTGCTCGTGCAGGTCCGCCATCCCGACCGCCGCTGGGACTTCAAGGGCGGCGCCGACGTCCGCCTGCCGGAGGCGATCGTCGCCCGCCTGCCGAAGGCGCCGCCCGGCCGCTCGGGACTGGTCCGCGTGCCGGTCAACCCAGACGGCACCATCGACGTCGCGCACGCCGGCAAGGTCGACGAGGTGATGGACCTGCTCGAACGTCCCCGCAGCGGCACCACGGTGATCGACCTGGTCGCCTTCGGCGGCCTCTGCGCCGAGTTCCCCGACCACGGCTTCGTGCTCGTCGACACCGACATCGGCCGCTACGCGCTGGCCGAGTGGGGCGGCGGCGACCGCTCGCGCGAGCTCCTCCTGATCGGCATGACCGACGAGATGTGCGAGACCTTCTTCCGGGTCAGCGTGGAAGGAGGCCGATCCCGTCTCCCGTGA
- a CDS encoding ESX secretion-associated protein EspG: MSNSTLAVFDVIDEVVAPIRAEVPQRPSVMEFFDPQFQVPACLEEQARPRDRDLVAEVEEYLRFVTGMSVLGLAPGGEVTPEAIGLYRALRGGFIRGVVTGVFAERREPWEVRFFGDEDFTTVLSKAGDQARLRAGFLSTLPGWVFDGLPDREPGPGEIVVIQADEHGLIEPDQHEALSAMRAAVARPRLGTVLVDLTVRNAVCAEYPHGAFGLVDNDLGRYLFSASLDGDRRWTIWWCPATRSHAERWIAESVRRHA; encoded by the coding sequence GTGAGCAACTCGACACTGGCTGTCTTTGACGTCATCGACGAAGTGGTCGCCCCGATCCGGGCGGAGGTTCCCCAGCGACCGTCGGTCATGGAGTTCTTCGATCCGCAGTTCCAGGTGCCCGCCTGCCTCGAGGAGCAGGCGCGTCCGCGCGACCGCGATCTCGTCGCCGAGGTCGAGGAGTACCTCCGGTTCGTGACCGGCATGTCCGTGCTCGGGCTCGCGCCCGGCGGCGAGGTCACGCCCGAGGCGATCGGGCTGTACCGGGCGCTGCGCGGCGGGTTCATCCGCGGCGTGGTCACCGGGGTGTTCGCCGAGCGGCGCGAGCCGTGGGAGGTGCGGTTCTTCGGCGACGAGGACTTCACGACCGTGCTCAGCAAGGCCGGTGACCAGGCGAGGCTGCGCGCCGGTTTCCTGAGCACGCTGCCGGGCTGGGTGTTCGACGGCCTGCCGGACCGCGAGCCGGGTCCGGGCGAGATCGTGGTGATCCAGGCCGACGAGCACGGCCTCATCGAGCCGGACCAGCACGAGGCGCTGTCCGCGATGCGCGCGGCGGTCGCGCGGCCGAGGCTCGGCACGGTGCTGGTCGACCTCACGGTCCGCAACGCCGTCTGCGCGGAGTATCCGCACGGCGCGTTCGGCCTGGTCGACAACGACCTCGGCCGGTACCTGTTCAGCGCGTCGCTCGACGGCGACCGCCGCTGGACCATCTGGTGGTGCCCGGCCACCCGCTCGCACGCCGAGCGCTGGATCGCGGAGTCGGTGAGGCGTCATGCGTGA
- the topA gene encoding type I DNA topoisomerase: protein MAGARTKKSDTGNGAGRRRLVIVESPTKARKIAPYLGGNYVVESSVGHIRDLPRGAADVPAQYKGEAWARLGVDVDHDFKPLYIVTPDKKSKVSELKALLKDVDELYLATDPDREGEAIAWHLLETLKPKVPVRRMVFHEVTEQAIQAAAADTRELDGDLVDAQETRRILDRLYGYEVSPVLWKKVMPKLSAGRVQSVATRIVVERERERMRFTSASYWDISATMDAGEDATPRNFPARLIAVDGARLATGRDFGPDGQLKSASSEVRVLAEADAIRLAQGLNGRDFKVASVEEKPYTRKPYAPFMTSTLQQEAGRKMRFSSERTMRIAQRLYENGYITYMRTDSTTLSESALTAARSQATQLYGKEYVAASPRQYTRKVKNAQEAHEAIRPSGEVFRTPGQVAGELDTDEFRLYEMIWQRTIASQMADAKGTTMSVRIAGLATSGEECTFSASGRTITFAGFLKAYVEAVDSETGGEADDKQRRLPQLVKDQGLTASELNPDGHTTSPPARYSEPSLVSKLEELGIGRPSTYASIIKTIQDRGYVWMKGSALVPSWVAFAVIGLMERHFERLVDYDFTAGMEDELDRIAAGDEQRTLWLSKFYFGGEMGVDGSIGRLGGLKKLVEGSVEDIDAREINSIPLFSDSDGHTIVVRVGRYGPYLEREVDGNSQRANLPEGTPPDELSLELAEKLFATPQEGRVLGTDPVSGHEIVAKDGRFGPYVTEVLPEPEELPEGATAAQKKAHKAKQPKPRTGSLFKSMAIESVTIDDALKLLSLPRVVGKDPESGDEITAQNGRYGPYLKKGTDSRSLETEDQLFDITLEAALAIYAQPKQRGRSATAKPPLKELGEDPVSGKPMVVKDGRFGPYVTDGEFNATLRKADSIEELTPERASELLAEKRAKGPAPKRKAPARKPAAAKTTAAKKPAAAKKPAASKTAK, encoded by the coding sequence GTGGCTGGAGCACGGACGAAGAAGAGCGACACCGGGAACGGCGCCGGGCGTCGCCGGCTGGTGATCGTCGAGTCGCCCACCAAGGCCCGCAAGATCGCGCCGTACCTCGGCGGGAACTACGTCGTCGAGTCCTCGGTCGGCCACATCCGCGACCTCCCGCGCGGCGCCGCCGACGTGCCCGCCCAGTACAAGGGTGAGGCGTGGGCGCGGCTCGGCGTGGACGTCGACCACGACTTCAAGCCGCTCTACATCGTGACCCCGGACAAGAAGTCCAAGGTCAGCGAGTTGAAGGCGCTGCTGAAGGACGTCGACGAGCTCTACCTCGCCACCGACCCCGACCGCGAGGGCGAGGCCATCGCGTGGCACCTGCTGGAGACCTTGAAGCCCAAGGTCCCGGTGCGCCGGATGGTCTTCCACGAGGTCACCGAGCAGGCCATCCAGGCCGCCGCCGCGGACACCCGCGAGCTCGACGGCGACCTCGTCGACGCGCAGGAGACCCGCCGCATCCTCGACCGGCTTTACGGCTACGAGGTCTCGCCGGTCCTGTGGAAGAAGGTCATGCCGAAGCTCTCGGCGGGCCGCGTGCAGTCGGTCGCGACCCGCATCGTGGTCGAGCGTGAGCGTGAGCGCATGCGCTTCACTTCGGCTTCGTACTGGGACATCTCCGCGACGATGGACGCGGGCGAGGACGCGACTCCGCGTAACTTCCCGGCCAGGCTGATCGCCGTCGATGGCGCTCGGCTCGCCACGGGTCGCGACTTCGGCCCGGACGGTCAGCTCAAGTCCGCGTCGAGCGAGGTCCGCGTGCTGGCCGAGGCCGACGCGATCCGGCTGGCGCAGGGTCTCAACGGGCGTGACTTCAAGGTCGCGAGCGTCGAGGAGAAGCCGTACACCCGCAAGCCGTACGCGCCGTTCATGACTTCGACGCTGCAGCAGGAAGCGGGCCGCAAGATGCGGTTCTCCTCCGAGCGCACCATGCGGATCGCGCAGCGGCTGTACGAGAACGGTTACATCACTTATATGCGTACCGACTCCACGACGCTGTCGGAGTCGGCGCTGACGGCCGCGCGCAGCCAGGCGACGCAGCTGTACGGCAAGGAGTACGTCGCGGCCAGCCCGCGCCAGTACACGCGCAAGGTCAAGAACGCGCAGGAAGCCCACGAGGCGATCCGCCCGTCCGGTGAGGTCTTCCGCACGCCTGGTCAGGTCGCCGGCGAACTCGACACCGACGAGTTCCGCTTGTACGAGATGATCTGGCAGCGCACGATCGCCTCGCAGATGGCCGACGCCAAGGGCACCACGATGTCCGTGCGGATCGCCGGGCTGGCGACCAGCGGCGAGGAGTGCACGTTCTCCGCGTCCGGCCGCACGATCACCTTCGCCGGGTTCCTCAAGGCTTACGTCGAGGCCGTCGACAGTGAGACCGGTGGCGAGGCCGACGACAAGCAGCGCCGACTGCCGCAGCTGGTCAAGGACCAGGGCCTGACCGCCTCGGAGCTGAACCCGGACGGGCACACCACGTCCCCGCCGGCGCGCTACAGCGAGCCGAGCCTGGTCAGCAAGCTCGAAGAGCTGGGCATCGGCCGCCCGTCGACGTACGCGTCGATCATCAAGACCATCCAGGACCGCGGCTACGTGTGGATGAAGGGCTCCGCGCTGGTCCCGTCCTGGGTCGCGTTCGCCGTGATCGGGCTGATGGAGCGGCACTTCGAGCGCCTCGTCGACTACGACTTCACCGCGGGCATGGAAGACGAGCTCGACCGCATCGCGGCGGGCGACGAGCAGCGCACGCTGTGGCTGTCGAAGTTCTACTTCGGTGGCGAGATGGGCGTCGACGGCTCGATTGGCCGTCTCGGAGGGCTTAAGAAGCTCGTCGAGGGCAGTGTCGAGGACATCGACGCCCGCGAGATCAACTCGATCCCGCTGTTCAGCGACTCCGACGGGCACACGATCGTCGTGCGCGTCGGCCGCTACGGGCCGTACCTCGAGCGTGAGGTCGACGGGAACTCGCAGCGCGCGAACCTGCCGGAGGGCACGCCGCCCGACGAGCTGTCGCTGGAGCTGGCGGAGAAGCTGTTCGCCACCCCGCAGGAAGGCCGCGTGCTGGGCACCGACCCGGTCAGCGGGCACGAGATCGTCGCCAAGGACGGTCGCTTCGGGCCGTACGTGACCGAGGTGCTGCCCGAGCCGGAGGAGCTGCCGGAGGGCGCGACCGCCGCGCAGAAGAAGGCGCACAAGGCGAAGCAGCCGAAGCCGCGTACCGGCTCGCTGTTCAAGTCGATGGCGATCGAGAGCGTCACGATCGACGACGCGCTCAAGCTGCTTTCGCTGCCGCGCGTGGTCGGCAAGGACCCGGAGTCCGGCGACGAGATCACCGCGCAGAACGGGCGCTACGGGCCGTACCTGAAGAAGGGCACGGACTCGCGCTCGCTGGAGACCGAGGACCAGCTCTTCGACATCACGCTCGAAGCGGCGCTGGCGATCTACGCGCAGCCGAAGCAGCGTGGCCGGTCGGCGACGGCGAAGCCGCCGCTGAAGGAGCTGGGCGAGGACCCGGTGTCGGGCAAGCCGATGGTGGTCAAGGACGGGCGCTTCGGCCCGTACGTCACCGACGGGGAGTTCAACGCGACCCTGCGCAAGGCCGACAGCATCGAGGAGCTGACGCCGGAGCGTGCCTCCGAGCTGCTCGCCGAGAAGCGCGCCAAGGGCCCGGCCCCGAAGCGCAAGGCGCCCGCCCGCAAGCCTGCCGCGGCCAAGACCACGGCGGCCAAGAAGCCCGCCGCGGCGAAGAAGCCCGCAGCTTCGAAGACGGCCAAGTAG
- a CDS encoding serine protease: protein MTRRLIGILFAALTTTALVGTAAPATAAVQAANFAGTVALSNCSGSLVKLAGAADTDPGLVLSNGHCLESGFPSAGQVITNKASTRSFTLLNANAGSAGTLRAKKIVYATMTDTDVSLYQLNESYAQIKARTRISPLELASTHPTAGNHIDIVSGYWKRIYSCNIDGFVYQIKEGSWTWKDSIRYTPECKTIGGTSGSPIIDSASGKVAGVNNTGNEDGARCTVNNPCEVAQDGTVTVRKGTNYGQQTYRFYGCLKASELDLRNPACALPKP from the coding sequence ATGACGCGACGCCTGATCGGCATCCTCTTCGCAGCACTGACCACGACCGCGCTGGTCGGCACCGCCGCACCGGCCACCGCAGCCGTCCAAGCAGCGAATTTCGCCGGGACCGTCGCGCTGTCGAACTGCTCCGGCTCGCTGGTCAAGCTGGCGGGCGCGGCCGACACCGACCCCGGACTGGTGCTCTCGAACGGTCACTGCCTCGAATCCGGCTTCCCCTCGGCTGGCCAGGTCATCACGAACAAGGCGTCCACCCGCTCGTTCACCCTGCTGAACGCGAACGCGGGGTCCGCGGGCACGCTGCGGGCTAAGAAGATCGTCTACGCGACGATGACCGACACCGACGTGTCGCTCTACCAGCTCAACGAATCCTACGCCCAGATCAAGGCACGCACCCGCATCTCGCCGCTGGAGCTGGCCTCGACGCACCCGACCGCGGGCAACCACATCGACATCGTCTCCGGGTACTGGAAGCGGATCTACTCGTGCAACATCGACGGGTTCGTCTACCAGATCAAGGAAGGGTCCTGGACCTGGAAGGACTCGATCCGCTACACCCCCGAGTGCAAGACCATCGGCGGCACCTCCGGCTCCCCGATCATCGACTCGGCGAGCGGCAAGGTCGCGGGCGTCAACAACACCGGCAACGAGGACGGCGCGCGCTGCACCGTCAACAACCCGTGTGAGGTCGCCCAAGACGGCACGGTGACCGTGCGCAAGGGCACGAACTACGGGCAGCAGACCTACCGCTTCTACGGCTGCCTCAAGGCCAGTGAGCTCGACCTGAGGAACCCCGCTTGCGCGCTTCCTAAGCCGTAG